One genomic region from Halococcus qingdaonensis encodes:
- the ygfZ gene encoding CAF17-like 4Fe-4S cluster assembly/insertion protein YgfZ, with translation MTLVETLHESHGATFEDRGGVRVAAHYGRPERTHLAVRNVVGVIEMGYGVLTVTGDDRIEFVDNAVSNRVPREDGAGCYALLCDPQGKIETDLYIYTTAERLLVFTPPERAAAVAEEWSGKTFIQDVEITVATEGFGVFGVYGPKATEKIASVLNGASSPESKLAFVRGSMGDDGVTVIRDDGLTGEEGYTVVCDADAAESVFDTLINNGLNAAPFGYDTWEALTLEAGTPLFETELRGRIPNVLGLRNALDFEKGCYVGQEVVSRVENQGRPSRRLVGLALDRLPEAGAAVFNGDATVGEVTRAVESPMCEEPIALALCEFTLDADELTVRIDGEERAATVATLPFVDGSDRSARLPNY, from the coding sequence ATGACGCTCGTCGAAACGCTTCACGAGTCCCACGGCGCGACCTTCGAGGACCGGGGCGGGGTCCGCGTCGCCGCCCACTACGGCCGGCCCGAACGCACGCATCTGGCCGTCAGAAACGTCGTCGGCGTCATCGAGATGGGCTACGGCGTTCTCACCGTCACCGGCGACGACCGGATCGAGTTCGTCGACAACGCCGTCTCGAACCGCGTCCCCCGCGAGGACGGAGCGGGCTGCTACGCGCTTCTCTGCGATCCACAGGGCAAGATCGAGACCGATCTCTACATCTACACCACCGCCGAGCGGCTGCTGGTGTTCACGCCCCCCGAGCGCGCCGCCGCGGTCGCCGAGGAGTGGTCGGGAAAGACGTTCATCCAGGACGTCGAGATCACGGTCGCGACCGAGGGGTTCGGCGTCTTCGGCGTGTATGGCCCGAAGGCGACCGAGAAGATCGCGAGCGTCCTCAACGGCGCGAGCTCGCCCGAGTCGAAACTCGCCTTCGTCCGCGGCTCGATGGGCGACGACGGCGTGACGGTGATCCGCGACGACGGGCTCACCGGCGAGGAGGGCTACACGGTCGTCTGTGACGCCGACGCGGCCGAATCGGTGTTCGACACGCTCATCAACAACGGCCTGAACGCCGCGCCGTTCGGCTACGATACGTGGGAGGCGCTCACGCTCGAAGCCGGAACGCCACTTTTCGAGACCGAACTCCGCGGGCGGATCCCGAACGTGCTCGGCCTGCGGAACGCGCTCGACTTCGAGAAAGGCTGCTACGTCGGCCAGGAAGTCGTCTCGCGCGTCGAGAACCAAGGTCGGCCGAGCCGCCGACTCGTCGGGCTCGCTCTCGATCGCCTCCCCGAAGCGGGCGCGGCAGTCTTCAACGGCGATGCGACGGTGGGCGAGGTGACGCGCGCCGTCGAGAGCCCCATGTGTGAAGAACCGATCGCGCTCGCGCTCTGCGAGTTCACTCTCGATGCGGACGAACTGACGGTTCGTATCGACGGCGAGGAACGTGCAGCGACCGTCGCGACGCTCCCGTTCGTCGACGGGAGCGACCGGTCGGCGCGACTCCCCAACTACTAG
- a CDS encoding DUF6432 family protein, with translation MRAKREFRDRGDVEVAILDALVDRQEGLTVFELRSHADTGIDELEDALAALNDDGLIETETEDGRLHITPDERVVPDPDEDNHEPTFFDRLRERFGL, from the coding sequence ATGAGGGCAAAGCGCGAGTTTCGCGACCGCGGCGACGTCGAGGTGGCCATCCTCGACGCGCTGGTCGACCGTCAGGAGGGGCTGACGGTGTTCGAACTCCGCTCGCACGCCGACACCGGTATCGACGAACTCGAGGACGCACTCGCCGCACTCAACGACGACGGCCTCATCGAGACCGAAACCGAGGACGGGCGCTTACATATCACGCCCGACGAGCGAGTGGTGCCCGATCCCGACGAGGACAACCACGAGCCGACGTTCTTCGACCGCCTCCGCGAGCGCTTCGGGCTGTAA